Part of the Plasmodium vinckei vinckei genome assembly, chromosome: PVVCY_13 genome, TTGTTCCatgattttattaaatgtaATCGAagctaaaaataaaaaaaaaaaattaatcgGTGTGTATTTATTCTGGTACGtacaaagaaaatatacGCCACTGGAGTGTCAAGATATTATAAGCGATTAAGAGGCTGGCAAATTCACACATTTGCATGTTTAAGCTTAGCTAgttatttttctatttgtGCATACACACTAgagctatatatatttgtgcatatgcataataatatgcatgTTGCTAATTTTACAcatgaatattttcatgATAACTAAGCAAATGACgcataatttttcataccCGGTATGGAAGCTTTAACCATaatttatctttatatCCTGGAAACAAGTTATTTAATGCTCCCCCCCCAGCCATATTTTATGGAGccttttttccttttattattgttattataaaaaaaatgtgaaaaaagttatatattcaaataaacATAAGTACAATTAATGTAATCATTTGAAAACTCAACAaactataaataaaatcaatTTACATTATGGACATATTtacttaaatataaatgatatatttgttactcatatatataatgctatatttattttttccttttatatTCCTCTTAACACAgtactattttattttggttTTCAAATAACATTAGTATTCCCATACaatttattacaatttatttttctttatgcaattttggaaaaatattatgtgcatattatatatataatatgcatgatataataataatagttattataccatataatgtaaataaaaattggttttctacatattttttaagtatttttaatataattcaaattaatatgtgaaaaagaaaaaaatgtatgaatgtaattaatataaaatgtgaaaaaataaaaattaatatttttctgtGTAATTAACTCTTATACACTTTTTACATTaggaacaaaaaaatatagtggGGATACAGttactttttaatttttaccattttattatttatttttcccttattttttcttttttgtgtaaattaaaaaataaaatagggttggttaatttttatgttattgtttttcaaatttagtaactatgttttttttatatttcatttgtttataaagGATGATAAGATACACATCGAATATTTTTCAcaattatatgtttattattagtacaaataaatatatacaataggTAAAATTGCGGTGTACTTGCATAAGTAATAAAAGTATGAAATCCTAAAATGGTTGTGCATATTTAACGCAAAACGCGCTCAACTTAGTGCGTgtgttaaaaatattacacataaaattattgaaGGGTActtattaacaaaaaatggggtatattcatatatacattgtATATGTAAGTTAAGGTCACACTTTTAACTCATACACATATGCATAGCATATATACCATGTTATAGtctaattttaaatattaaaaaaaaaacaatgtCAACATTATAGTCTATTAagcataaattattttataaattttcgAGTGCGCATGTCTGaacatatttgtttataaaaaatatgttatttcctatataattttgttcgTTATTATTCTATCTTTTTAGCGTAATGCATGTTATTGAAAAATCGAACAAAGTCTTACTTAAACACTAtactaaaattatatttgcGAAATCcttcttttaaatatattttaattatataaaagaagtgtatgttattttatttgtgaccagcttttttaattataataaatatttaataatggtATAAACTGAGTTAAGGGAAATGGACAATAGTAAGTGAAATACATTGATAATAGTACAACAcacacattttatatatataaatatatacctATTTAGTTTCTATTTCTtcaaaaacaatatataatttggataataaaattgtatttccattttatatataaattatcatatttttatattcgaGAAGTTATTATATTAGTATATCACGCTAATCAAAAATAACATACTTATTTCCCATGCCTCATTTATGTActtaaaagataaaaaatgtgaataTAATCTTACATAGCCgagttttttattataaaattcggaatatttaaatgtattatattctattatataaattaaaagtaaaaagaaactataattaataaatattaatatatggaGAATACAtaaagcatatatattaactgAAAATGGCAGcctttaattattttaataaccCCCAAAGATACTTTGTtcctattattttatatgtaaaataatgaaatagtTAAAACAcctattacatatatatatgtgtatgcTATAATTAATGGTTATGGAAAGAGAACAATATAGAAGTATATTATTCAAAACCccaaaaaagtaaaaaaaataaaattttaatataatttaatttatgatataaaatatgcttctcaaagaaaattttaaattccTTTCAacgaataaataatatgtttacAAATATGGATTATATGCACATCGTATAATGCTACTACAATACTTATGAGAATAacctattttttatagctCTAGTAAacttgtaaaaatataaacataaagtattgcttttaaaattgcttaaatagatatatttaaattaatttttatatactataCAATATAAAGCCTTAAGTTTTTTcgtatatacaaaaattgccaattttaaatgctataatatatatgcaaaaagGAAAGTATATTATCCGAAAATGAAGtaacaaaacaaataagtagcatgaataatatataatagtaatttaataaaaggtataagatattataataaatagcAAGAATGctgcatatataatgcatatTAAAGCagcattataaaaataaccaCCGAAGCCCctaatgtaaatataagcACCTTAAatcatacatataaatatatagttatTACACCACCTTTCCTTTTAGTATTAAAAGATAATTAAcgatatattaatttatatatagttttttattaaaaacatatattttataaaatgtcGTACCTCTCTaataagcaaaaaaaaattatatattatgtatgaTAATAGGAAGCGATTTGGTTTACctacttattttatttctgaaaaaaacaaactaATACTGCTTTTAAACTACCATGTAGCGATATTATAACGCATaaatattactatttataatggcaattattaatataacgTGCGCACATATGCAAAACCAAGTCATTATGCAAGTGTGGTGGTATAGATAACCACAATAGGAATATTACTAGTATTATTTCAAAATGCtatatgcattttatatttgcaaTAAATTATGCATATCCAATATTACGCAATCATAGGTGTACGTTATTTAATGTATATGCTCCCCTATAATAATactattaattaattattttttttatcacttATTGCAAGTTTCCCTACATATCATCTCGTAAACCATATATTGccaaaatttatatttttttaaataacgtcaatatttctataaaaatattataaaaataatttaatttttaaataccttaaataaaaaaaatatattctcaATTAATTCTTAaccttttatattaaacattttccacgttttaaaaaacaaaaactctctaattaatttaattaaacaattttataattaaaattaattaaaacttttataatattaaactTGTTTATcttaaacaaaatattatatttttaaaaaaacacaaaaatGGCAGTAACAAAAGTCGGAATTAATGGATTTGGCCGTATCGGTCGTTTAGTATTCAGATCTGCTCAAGAAAGGAGTGACATCGTAAGTTTATAGAactatattaaatataaatttatatgttttgtaaattataagtatatttgtttatgtATGGGATATATgcattcatataatatattaacgtattaaataatatggtCATTACATTATAGtgtgtttaaaaaataatatatgtaccacttttttttgaattttttattattttttatatataaaataagtttCTGAGTAATAATGTTTTATCATGTTTATattcccttttttattatataggAAGTCGTTGCTATCAATGACCCATTTATGGATATCCACCACTTAATCTACTTATTAAAGCATGATTCAGTTCATGGAAAATTCCCATGTGAAGTAACTCCAACTGAAGGTGGTATAATGGTTGGAAACAAAAAAGTCGTTGTTTATAACGAAAGAGACCCAGCTCAAATTCCATGGGGAAAACACTCCATTGATGTTGTATGTGAATCAACTGGTGTATTTTTAACCAAGGAATTATCCAGTGCTCACATTAAGGGAGGTGCCAAAAAAGTTATCATGTCAGCACCACCAAAAGACGACACCCCAATTTATGTCATGGGTATTAACCACGAGAAATATAACAATTCTCAAACAATCGTTTCCAATGCCTCATGTACTACCAACTGTTTAGCACCAATTGCTAAGGTAATTCATGAAAACTTTGGAATCGTTGAAGGTTTAATGACCACTGTTCATGCCTCAACAGCCAACCAATTAGTTGTTGATGGGCCATCAAAGGGAGGTAAGGACTGGAGAGCAGGTAGATCAGCTTTATTAAACATTATCCCAGCTTCAACTGGTGCAGCCAAAGCTGTAGGAAAAGTTTTACCAGAATTAAACGGAAAATTAACTGGTGTTGCCTTTAGAGTTCCAATTGGTACCGTCTCTGTTGTTGATTTAGTATGCAGATTAGAAAAACCAGCCAAATATGAAGATGTtgctaaaaaaattaaagaagcATCTGAGGGACCACTTAAGGGAATCTTAGGTTATACCGAAGAAGAAGTTGTATCTCAAGATTTCGTCCATGATAGCAGATCATCTATCTTTGACTTAAAAGCTGGTCTTGCCTTAAATGATaactttttcaaaattgtCTCATGGTATGACAATGAATGGGGATATTCAAACCGTCTTTTAGATTTGGCTATCCACATCACCAAAAATTAAGTTGCTCTTTAACCTATCCTCCTGAGAATTACATTTTCTGAAATTATTAAGAATAATTCAATTGTATTGATAtccatattaaaaataaggtcatttgcatatatgatatgtatatgaaatattCGAGACCTTCGGAAGTTGTAACAGAAAAAATACTATGCATTTCATAACACACTCCTATGAATaccatttaaaattaatagtaaaaatatattttgttatttacATTGTGCAACATCCATTACATGTGTGCGTATAACTTAAttactatatattatgaattaaaaatgtttgctttttatatgtatgcataCTTCTTAAGATATGTGATAA contains:
- a CDS encoding glyceraldehyde-3-phosphate dehydrogenase, putative — its product is MAVTKVGINGFGRIGRLVFRSAQERSDIEVVAINDPFMDIHHLIYLLKHDSVHGKFPCEVTPTEGGIMVGNKKVVVYNERDPAQIPWGKHSIDVVCESTGVFLTKELSSAHIKGGAKKVIMSAPPKDDTPIYVMGINHEKYNNSQTIVSNASCTTNCLAPIAKVIHENFGIVEGLMTTVHASTANQLVVDGPSKGGKDWRAGRSALLNIIPASTGAAKAVGKVLPELNGKLTGVAFRVPIGTVSVVDLVCRLEKPAKYEDVAKKIKEASEGPLKGILGYTEEEVVSQDFVHDSRSSIFDLKAGLALNDNFFKIVSWYDNEWGYSNRLLDLAIHITKN